A genomic region of Haliotis asinina isolate JCU_RB_2024 chromosome 1, JCU_Hal_asi_v2, whole genome shotgun sequence contains the following coding sequences:
- the LOC137277658 gene encoding phospholipase A2 phaiodactylipin-like: MRVVLVVFVLKLSQTLGCETETFWSDGISALKTCRNNEQLICTSIDARDLPKAGNVEKVSSERLDRLLTTCVPTPTIRHRRWSISTIYPGTKWCGGGNKASGYNDLGSLSRTDSCCRTHDNDCPYDIVKALKCKGTFCIPVPWTRLHCSCDDTFNACLKAVAKSSSSSAAEKTAANTIGWIYFNVMGQTCYVKRTSKKLTFKNGKLRIEKTTTAVWKSVKGY, encoded by the exons ATGAGGGTTGTTTTGGTCGTGTTCGTGTTGAAGCTTTCTCAGACTCTGGGTTGTGAAACGGAGACATTCTGGTCCGATGGAATCTCCGCCCTGAAGACCTGTAGAAATAATGAGCAGTTGATCTGTACAAGTATAGATGCAAG GGATCTTCCAAAAGCTGGTAACGTCGAGAAGGTCAGTTCCGAGCGCCTCGACAGACTGTTGACGACGTGTGTGCCCACCCCTACCATCCGTCACAGGCGATGGTCCATCTCAACTATCTACCCAG GTACAAAGTGGTGCGGAGGCGGCAACAAGGCAAGTGGCTACAATGACCTGGGCTCGCTTAGCAGGACGGACAGCTGTTGCCGGACACACGACAATGACTGTCCATACGACATCGTCAAGGCATTGAAATGTAAAGGAACGTTCTGTATCCCTGTGCCATGGACAAG GCTACACTGCAGCTGTGACGACACTTTCAACGCCTGCCTCAAAGCTGTCGCCAAGTCCTCATCATCTAGCGCCGCCGAGAAGACGGCTGCCAACACCATTGGGTGGAtctatttcaatgtcatgggTCAGACGTGTTATGTAAAACGTACCTCCAAGAAACTCACCTTTAAGAATGGAAAACT GAGGATCGAAAAGACAACCACAGCTGTATGGAAATCTGTCAAGGGCTATTAA